A window of Diospyros lotus cultivar Yz01 chromosome 14, ASM1463336v1, whole genome shotgun sequence contains these coding sequences:
- the LOC127789782 gene encoding uncharacterized protein LOC127789782, with protein MVGSEVYRDCKIMVHDKEFPGNLVVLDIKDFDLILGMDWLSQHYAKVDCRHKVIHFELPHQPIVVYRGIKPMSSTPLISVMKAEKLMRHGCEAYLALVTTGNEDKMELPDIPVVCEFPDVFPEELPGLPPSREVEFSIDLVPGTQPVSRAPYRMAPNELKELKVQLEELIEKGFIRPKDVKKTAFRTRYGHYEFVVMPFGLTNAPAVFMDLMNRVFREYLDSFVIVFIDDILIYSPSLEDHKTHLRLALQRLRERQLYAKFSKCDFWQRQVDFLGHVVSGEGISVDPEKVKVVIEWPQPTTVTGIRSFLGLAGYYRRFIEGFSRLSSPMTKLTRKGVKYEWNEACERSFEELKKRLTSASVLAIPRSGETFSIFSDASHSGLGCVLMQDRRVNAYASRQLKKHEVNYPTHDLELAAVVFALKIWRHYLYGEKVEIYTDHKSLKYLFSQKELNMRQRRWMELLKDYDCEILYHPGKANVVADALNALGTKLKFSTAFHPQTDGQSERTIQTLEDMLRACVLDFHGSWDDHLPLVEFAYNNSHHSSIGMPPYEALYGRPCRSPICWEEIGDRALLGPEIVEQTSEKIRIIRARMKVAQDRQKSYADKRRRDLEFSTGDHVWLRVMPIKGVRRFGVSGKLSPRYIGPFEILERVGPLAYRLALPPQLAGVHNVFHVSMLRKYVSDPQHIIDYQTIEVKEDVTYEEKPVSILERKEKVLRNRSIPFVKIQWQRHSLDEATWEREEEMRCLFPQLFE; from the exons ATGGTGGGTAGTGAGGTGTATAGGGATTGTAAAATCATGGTGCACGATAAGGAGTTTCCGGGGAATTTGGTGGTGCTAGACATAaaagattttgatcttattttgggcATGGACTGGCTATCCCAACACTATGCTAAGGTTGATTGTCGGCACAAggtaattcattttgagttgccTCATCAGCCAATTGTTGTGTATagaggcattaaaccaatgagcTCCACACCCTTGATTTCGGTGATGAAGGCGGAGAAATTAATGCGACATGGTTGCGAAGCATATTTGGCTTTAGTGACGACTGGTAATGAGGACAAGATGGAATTGCCAGATATTCCGGTGGTCTGTGAATTTCCCGATGTATTTCCTGAAGAGTTGCCAGGATTGCCGCCATCGAGGGAGGTTGAATTCTCTATTGACTTAGTACCAGGTACGCAGCCAGTTTCTAGGGCTCCTTACAGGATGGCtccaaatgaattgaaagagcTAAAGGTGCAGTTGGAGGAATTGATTGAGAAGGGATTCATCCGCCCGA AAGATGTAAAGAAGACTGCTTTTCGCACTAGGTACGGccattacgagtttgtggtcatgccatttgggttgactaaTGCCCCGGcagtcttcatggatttgatgaacaggGTGTTTAGAGAGTATTTGGATAGCTTTGTTATAGTGTTCATTGATGACATACTCATCTACTCGCCGAGTTTGGAGGACCATAAGACCCACCTTAGGCTGGCATTGCAGAGGCTGAGGGAGAggcagttgtatgccaagttcagtaagtgtgatTTTTGGCAGCGACAGGTTGACTTCTTGGGACACGTAGTATCTGGTGAGGGTATTTCAGTAGACCCTGAAAAAGTGAAGGTAGTGATTGAGTGGCCACAACCGACTACAGTGACCGGCATCAGGAGCTTTTTGGGGCTAGCAGGTTACTACAGAAGATTCATTGAGGGTTTCTCTAGGCTTTCCTCTCCTATGACAAAGTTGACTCGGAAGGGAGTCAAGTATGAATGGAACGAGGCTTGTGAGCGTagctttgaggagttgaagaagAGGCTAACCTCAGCATCAGTATTGGCTATTCCTAGGAGTGGAGAGACATTTTCCATCTTCAGTGATGCGTCACACTCAGGTCTCggatgtgtattgatgcaggatAGACGAGTGAATGCCTATGCCtcgagacaattgaagaaacatgaggtgaactaccctacccATGACTTGGAGTTAGCGGCAGTAGTGTTTGCTctcaagatttggaggcattacctttatggagagaaggtggagatttatactgaccataaaagtttaaagtaccttttctcccagaaggagttgaacatgaggcaacgtAGGTGGATGGAGCTTTTGAAGGACTATGATTGTGAGATCTTGTACCATCCGGGGAAGGCCAACGTGGTGGCCGACGCATTGA ATGCTTTGGGGACGAAGCTAAAGTTTAGTACCGCGTTCCACCCTCAGACAGATGGACAGTCAGAGAGGACCATCCAGACATtagaggacatgttgagggcatgtgtgTTGGATTTCCATGGTAGTTGGGATGATCATCTGCCACtagtagaattcgcttacaacAACAGTCACCACTCTAGTATTGGTATGCCGCCTTATGAGGCACTTTACGGCAGACCGTGTAGATCACCCATTTGTTgggaggagattggagacagagCATTATTGGGGCCAGAGATTGTTGAGCagacatcagaaaagattcggATTATCAGGGCTAGAATGAAGGTCGCACAGGACCGACAAAAGAGCTATGCGGATAAAAGACGTCGAGACTTGGAGTTCTCAACTGGGGACCACGTATGGCTGAGAGTGATGCCCATAAAGGGCGTACGCAGATTTGGGGTGtcggggaagcttagtcctcgcTATATTGGACCGTTTGAAATCTTGGAACGAGTTGGCCCTTTGGCCTATAGGTTGGCCTTGCCACCACAGTTAGCTGGCGTTCAtaatgtcttccatgtgtccaTGTTAAGGAAGTACGTGTCGGATCCCCAGCATATCATCGACTATCAGACTATAGAAGTCAAGGAGGATGTCACATACGAGGAGAAACCTGTTAGTATTTTGGAGCGGAAAGAGAAAGTGCTACGAAATCGATCGATTCCATTTGTTAAAATTCAGTGGCAGCGTCACTCTTTAGATGAGGCTACCTGGGAGCGCGAGGAGGAGATGAGGTGTCTTTTCCCCCAGCTATTCGAGTGA